In Rhodamnia argentea isolate NSW1041297 chromosome 11, ASM2092103v1, whole genome shotgun sequence, one genomic interval encodes:
- the LOC115736306 gene encoding RING-H2 finger protein ATL80-like, which translates to MTRSPSPPTKPASAAAAPPPEVLDVESDFVVILAVLLCALICVVGLIAVARCAWLRRYPGRGGAGGGPAAPSPRPPPAANRGLKRKALQSLPKIVYGLEEAAAVGAARFPVECAICLGEFSEGDEVRLLPQCGHGFHVGCIDQWLRSHSSCPSCRQILVVARCQKCGHFPAVPGDGTEAQLKAREDGGNSNSFLP; encoded by the coding sequence ATGACCCGCTCTCCCTCACCTCCCACCAaacccgcctccgccgccgcggcGCCCCCGCCGGAGGTCCTGGACGTGGAGTCCGACTTTGTCGTCATCCTCGCCGTCCTCCTCTGCGCGCTCATCTGCGTGGTCGGCCTCATCGCCGTCGCCCGCTGCGCCTGGCTCCGACGCTACCCCGGCCGAGGCGGCGCTGGCGGGGGCCCCGCCGCCCCCTCGCCGCGGCCCCCCCCGGCGGCCAACAGGGGCCTCAAGAGGAAGGCGCTGCAGTCGCTCCCCAAGATCGTGTACGGCCTCGAAGAAGCAGCTGCCGTCGGCGCCGCCAGGTTCCCGGTGGAATGCGCCATCTGCCTTGGCGAGTTCTCGGAGGGGGACGAGGTGAGGCTCTTGCCCCAGTGCGGCCACGGGTTCCACGTGGGCTGCATTGACCAGTGGCTGCGGTCCCACTCGTCGTGCCCGTCGTGCCGGCAGATCCTGGTCGTGGCGCGGTGCCAGAAGTGCGGCCATTTCCCGGCCGTCCCCGGCGACGGGACGGAGGCTCAGCTCAAGGCGAGAGAAGACGGCGGTAACAGCAACAGTTTCTTGccttaa